The Pyxidicoccus trucidator genome includes a region encoding these proteins:
- a CDS encoding pyridoxal phosphate-dependent aminotransferase encodes MKLARRLQAIKPSPTLALNSRAKALAAQGVDVVVLAAGEPDFDTPDYVKQAAVDAIRAGFTKYTATNGIPELREAVCRKLERDNNLRYTPEQVLVTSGGKQALYNFCQAVLDEGDEVLIFAPYWVSYPDMVRLAGATPVIVPTREEDGFAPDPDAIRRALTPRTRAVIINSPGNPTGAVYSRAALEGIAEVLRPHDCFIITDDIYEKLLYIDERLGISDVAPDLVPRLVVTNALSKSHAMTGWRMGYVAGPRPLVAAMQLVQDQSTSNASSIGQKAALAALQGPPDTIATMVAEYRVRRDFFVAGLNALDGIRCRMPEGAFYALADVRGLYGRSYKGKPVTGSMQLSEILLDEFRVAAVPGDPFGAEGYIRMSFATSREVLQKGLTRLGEMVQALR; translated from the coding sequence ATGAAACTCGCCCGCCGGCTCCAGGCCATCAAGCCGTCCCCGACGCTTGCTCTCAACTCGCGCGCCAAGGCGCTTGCCGCCCAGGGTGTGGACGTGGTGGTGCTGGCGGCCGGCGAGCCGGACTTCGACACGCCGGACTACGTGAAGCAGGCCGCGGTGGACGCCATCCGCGCGGGCTTCACCAAGTACACGGCGACGAACGGCATCCCCGAGCTGCGCGAGGCCGTCTGCCGCAAGCTCGAGCGTGACAACAACCTGCGCTACACGCCGGAGCAGGTGCTGGTGACGTCCGGCGGCAAGCAGGCGCTCTACAACTTCTGCCAGGCGGTGCTGGATGAGGGCGACGAGGTCCTCATCTTCGCGCCCTACTGGGTGAGCTACCCGGACATGGTGCGGCTGGCGGGCGCCACCCCCGTCATCGTCCCCACGCGCGAAGAGGACGGCTTCGCGCCGGACCCGGACGCCATCCGCCGCGCGCTCACCCCGCGCACGCGCGCAGTCATCATCAACAGCCCGGGCAACCCCACCGGCGCCGTCTACTCGCGCGCCGCGCTGGAGGGCATCGCCGAGGTGCTGCGCCCCCACGACTGCTTCATCATCACCGACGACATCTACGAGAAGCTCCTCTACATCGACGAGCGGCTGGGCATCAGCGACGTGGCGCCGGACCTGGTGCCCCGGCTCGTCGTGACCAACGCCCTGAGCAAGTCGCACGCGATGACGGGCTGGCGCATGGGCTACGTGGCCGGGCCCCGCCCGCTGGTGGCCGCCATGCAGCTGGTGCAGGACCAGTCCACGTCCAACGCCTCGTCCATCGGCCAGAAGGCGGCGCTCGCCGCGCTCCAGGGGCCGCCGGACACCATCGCCACCATGGTGGCGGAGTACCGCGTGCGCAGGGACTTCTTCGTCGCCGGCCTCAACGCGCTGGACGGCATCCGCTGCCGCATGCCGGAGGGGGCCTTCTACGCGCTGGCGGACGTGCGCGGCCTCTACGGACGCAGCTACAAGGGCAAGCCGGTGACAGGCTCCATGCAGCTGTCGGAAATCCTCCTGGACGAGTTCCGCGTCGCCGCGGTGCCGGGAGACCCGTTCGGCGCCGAGGGCTACATCCGCATGAGCTTCGCCACCTCGCGCGAGGTGCTGCAGAAGGGCCTGACGCGACTGGGAGAGATGGTCCAGGCGCTACGCTGA
- a CDS encoding PEGA domain-containing protein yields the protein MKRILSAALLATLALPLGCATILAPKTNPLPINSAPDKADVYIDGVKRGTTPLTLELDPRRSYTLVFKKEGLEDKVFEVRNKVGVGWVVLDILFGLVPVIVDAGTGAWHSLDAETVRVSWLPPEPPATGPGAVNCNLSGTEAWKNASAVEKKRMLDECRQQAAQPAAETQS from the coding sequence ATGAAAAGAATCCTTTCTGCCGCGCTGCTCGCGACGCTGGCCCTGCCGCTCGGGTGCGCGACGATTCTGGCGCCGAAGACGAACCCGCTGCCCATCAACTCCGCGCCGGACAAGGCCGACGTCTACATCGACGGCGTGAAGCGGGGCACGACGCCGCTCACGCTGGAGTTGGACCCGCGCCGCTCCTACACCCTCGTCTTCAAGAAGGAGGGCCTGGAGGACAAGGTCTTCGAGGTGCGCAACAAGGTCGGCGTGGGCTGGGTGGTGCTGGATATCCTCTTCGGCCTCGTGCCCGTCATCGTCGACGCGGGCACCGGCGCGTGGCACAGCCTGGACGCGGAGACCGTGCGCGTGTCGTGGCTGCCGCCCGAGCCGCCCGCCACGGGCCCCGGCGCCGTCAACTGCAACCTCTCCGGTACCGAGGCGTGGAAGAACGCCTCCGCCGTGGAGAAGAAGCGGATGCTGGATGAGTGCCGCCAGCAGGCCGCGCAGCCCGCCGCCGAGACGCAGTCGTAG
- the carB gene encoding carbamoyl-phosphate synthase large subunit, which yields MPKRTDIRKVLVIGSGPIVIGQAVEFDYSGTQAIKALRDEGVEVVLLNSNPATVMTDPEFAHRTYIEPITVDAAERILAAERPDSLLPTMGGQTALNLAKALAEQGILEKYGVRLIGASLEAINKAEDRQLFKAAMQKIGVALPKSGYATTLDQAMALVEEIGFPSIIRPSFTLGGTGGGIAYNRDEFEAICRSGLKASPTSTILVEESVLGWKEYELEVVRDSADNVIIVCSIENLDPMGVHTGDSITVAPAQTLTDREYQRMRQASLAIIREIGVDTGGSNIQFGIHPKDGRMVVIEMNPRVSRSSALASKATGYPIAKVAAKLALGYTLDELRNDITRDTPASFEPTLDYVVVKIPRFNFEKFPHADRTLTTSMRSVGEVMAIGRTFPEAYMKALRSMELGRVGLESPDLPDEKEEREKVLREALRVPRPERPWFVAQAFREGMTVEAVNALSHIDPWFLRYIEMLVREGQTLQEYGRLDQLPDDVLRQAKAHGFSDKYLGKLLGYPEEEVRAHRHSRNIRPVFKRVDTCAAEFEAYTPYLYSTYEEEDEAPPTDRQKVLILGSGPIRIGQGIEFDYACVHAAFALREAGYETVMVNCNPETVSTDYDTSDRLYFEPLTIEDVLEVSQREKPVGAIVQFGGQTPLRLSVPLEKAGLPILGTSPDAIDRAEDRERFSKLIEKLGLTQPENGVARSHAEAFKVAERIGYPVMVRPSYVLGGRAMETVYDQASLERYMREAVSASPEHPVLIDRFLKDAIEVDLDLVADRTGATMIGGVLEHIQEAGVHSGDAAATLPPHSLSPDLVERMKDQAIALARELGVVGLMNVQFAIQGKTIYILEVNPRASRTVPFISKATGVAMAKIAALCMVGKTLKELGATHEPEFKHVAVKESVFPFARFAGVDVILGPEMKSTGEVMGLSDDYASAFAKSQLAAGVRLPKSGKVFISVKDDDKPAVVDLARRLRSMGFSLIVTAGTLAYLATKGIDAQVVQKVKEGRPNIVDKIVDGEIVLVINTTFGKQEISDSFSIRREALMHSVPYYTTVQAARMAVGALEALKRADLSVKPLQEYLGITGGKPTGAGKGGKR from the coding sequence ATGCCCAAGCGTACCGATATCCGCAAGGTTCTGGTGATTGGCTCGGGCCCGATTGTCATCGGGCAGGCCGTCGAGTTCGACTACTCCGGTACTCAAGCCATCAAGGCACTCCGGGACGAAGGCGTGGAGGTGGTGCTGCTCAACAGCAACCCCGCCACGGTGATGACGGATCCCGAGTTCGCCCACCGCACGTACATCGAACCCATCACCGTCGATGCGGCGGAGCGCATCCTCGCCGCCGAGCGTCCGGACTCGCTGCTGCCGACGATGGGCGGCCAGACGGCGCTCAACCTCGCCAAGGCGCTGGCGGAGCAGGGCATCCTGGAGAAGTACGGCGTGCGCCTGATTGGCGCCTCGCTGGAGGCCATCAACAAGGCCGAGGACCGGCAGCTCTTCAAGGCGGCCATGCAGAAGATCGGCGTGGCGCTGCCCAAGAGCGGCTACGCGACGACGCTGGACCAGGCCATGGCGCTGGTGGAGGAGATTGGCTTCCCCTCCATCATCCGCCCCTCCTTCACGCTGGGCGGCACCGGTGGCGGCATTGCCTACAACCGCGACGAGTTCGAGGCCATCTGCCGCTCGGGCCTGAAGGCCAGCCCCACCTCCACCATCCTGGTGGAGGAGAGCGTGCTGGGCTGGAAGGAATACGAGCTGGAAGTGGTCCGCGACTCGGCGGACAACGTCATCATCGTCTGCTCCATCGAGAACCTGGACCCCATGGGGGTGCACACGGGTGACTCCATCACCGTGGCGCCCGCGCAGACGCTGACGGACCGCGAGTACCAGCGGATGCGGCAGGCGTCGCTGGCCATCATCCGGGAGATTGGCGTCGACACGGGTGGCTCCAACATCCAGTTCGGCATCCACCCCAAGGACGGCCGCATGGTCGTCATCGAGATGAACCCGCGCGTGTCGCGCTCCAGCGCGCTGGCGTCGAAGGCCACGGGCTACCCCATCGCCAAGGTCGCCGCGAAGCTGGCGCTGGGCTACACGCTGGACGAGCTGCGCAACGACATCACCCGGGACACGCCGGCCTCCTTCGAGCCGACGCTGGACTACGTGGTGGTGAAGATTCCGCGCTTCAACTTCGAGAAGTTCCCGCACGCGGACCGGACGCTGACCACGAGCATGCGCTCGGTGGGCGAGGTGATGGCCATTGGCCGCACCTTCCCCGAGGCCTACATGAAGGCGCTGCGCTCCATGGAGCTGGGCCGCGTGGGCCTGGAGTCGCCGGACCTGCCCGACGAGAAGGAAGAGCGGGAGAAGGTGCTGCGCGAGGCCCTGCGGGTGCCGCGCCCGGAGCGCCCGTGGTTCGTGGCGCAGGCGTTCCGCGAGGGCATGACGGTGGAGGCGGTGAACGCGCTGTCCCACATCGACCCGTGGTTCCTGCGCTACATCGAGATGCTGGTGCGCGAGGGACAGACCCTCCAGGAGTACGGCCGGCTGGACCAGCTCCCGGACGACGTGCTTCGGCAGGCGAAGGCGCACGGCTTCTCCGACAAGTACCTGGGCAAGCTGCTCGGCTACCCGGAGGAGGAGGTTCGCGCGCACCGCCACTCGCGCAACATCCGTCCCGTCTTCAAGCGGGTGGACACCTGCGCCGCGGAGTTCGAGGCGTACACGCCCTACCTGTACTCCACCTACGAGGAGGAGGACGAGGCGCCGCCCACGGACCGGCAGAAGGTGCTCATCCTCGGCAGCGGCCCCATCCGCATCGGCCAGGGCATCGAGTTCGACTACGCGTGCGTGCACGCGGCCTTCGCGCTGCGCGAGGCCGGGTACGAGACGGTGATGGTCAACTGCAACCCGGAGACGGTGTCCACGGACTACGACACGTCCGACCGCCTCTACTTCGAGCCGCTGACGATTGAGGACGTGCTCGAGGTGTCCCAGCGCGAGAAGCCGGTGGGCGCGATTGTCCAGTTCGGTGGGCAGACGCCGCTGCGCCTGTCGGTGCCGCTGGAGAAGGCGGGCCTGCCGATTCTGGGCACGTCGCCGGACGCCATCGACCGGGCGGAGGACCGCGAGCGGTTCTCGAAGCTCATCGAGAAGCTGGGGCTGACGCAGCCGGAGAACGGGGTGGCGCGCAGCCACGCCGAGGCCTTCAAGGTGGCGGAGCGCATCGGCTACCCGGTGATGGTGCGGCCCTCGTACGTGCTGGGCGGCCGGGCGATGGAGACGGTGTACGACCAGGCCAGCCTGGAGCGGTACATGCGCGAGGCGGTGAGCGCGTCGCCGGAGCACCCGGTGCTCATCGACCGCTTCCTGAAGGACGCCATCGAGGTGGACCTGGACCTGGTCGCGGACCGGACCGGGGCGACGATGATTGGCGGGGTGCTGGAGCACATCCAGGAGGCCGGGGTGCACTCGGGTGACGCGGCGGCGACGCTGCCGCCGCACTCGCTGTCGCCGGACCTGGTGGAGCGGATGAAGGACCAGGCCATCGCCCTCGCGCGCGAGCTGGGCGTGGTGGGGCTGATGAACGTGCAGTTCGCCATCCAGGGGAAGACCATCTACATCCTGGAAGTGAATCCGCGCGCGAGCCGGACGGTGCCGTTCATCTCCAAGGCCACGGGCGTGGCGATGGCGAAGATCGCCGCGCTGTGCATGGTGGGCAAGACGCTGAAGGAGCTGGGCGCGACGCACGAGCCCGAGTTCAAGCACGTGGCGGTGAAGGAGAGCGTGTTCCCCTTCGCGCGCTTCGCGGGCGTGGACGTCATCCTCGGGCCGGAGATGAAGTCGACGGGCGAGGTGATGGGGCTGTCGGACGACTACGCGTCGGCCTTCGCCAAGAGCCAGCTCGCCGCCGGGGTGCGCCTGCCGAAGAGCGGCAAGGTGTTCATCTCGGTGAAGGACGACGACAAGCCGGCGGTGGTGGACCTGGCGCGGCGGCTGCGGAGCATGGGCTTCTCGCTCATCGTCACCGCCGGCACGCTGGCGTACCTGGCGACGAAGGGAATCGACGCGCAGGTGGTGCAGAAGGTGAAGGAGGGCCGGCCGAACATCGTCGACAAGATTGTCGACGGGGAAATCGTGCTGGTCATCAACACCACCTTCGGCAAGCAGGAGATCTCCGACAGCTTCTCCATCCGCCGCGAGGCGCTGATGCACTCGGTGCCGTACTACACGACGGTGCAGGCGGCGCGCATGGCGGTGGGCGCGCTGGAGGCGCTCAAGCGCGCGGACCTGTCCGTGAAGCCGCTCCAGGAGTACCTGGGCATCACCGGCGGCAAGCCGACGGGCGCGGGCAAGGGTGGCAAGCGGTAG
- a CDS encoding NADH:flavin oxidoreductase has product MTGLFAPLELRKNVTARNRIWLAPLTNMQSHADGTLSDDELHFLAKRADGGFGLVETCAAHVAQDGKAWAGELGVHDDAMLPGLTRLAARLHQGGALVSAQLFHGGLRADPAVSGLEKWSASEHTEDGASCRAGTEADIQAAIDAFANAARRCATAGFDSVELHGAHGYLLSQFLSTVYNRREDRWGGSLENRSRLIRETVRAVRRAAPSLVLAVRLSPEDFGQAKGLDLDETLDVARMLVEDGMEILHLSLWRSALNTKKRPDAHAVSLFRAALPSHVRIVVAGAIWSREEAEAQLALGADAVALGRSAIANHDWPERIRRGGDIQRPPVAPETLRGEGLSENFITYMRQWKNFVAA; this is encoded by the coding sequence ATGACTGGCCTGTTCGCCCCCCTCGAGCTCCGGAAGAACGTCACCGCGCGCAACCGCATCTGGCTCGCGCCGCTGACGAACATGCAGAGCCACGCCGACGGCACGCTCTCCGACGACGAGCTGCACTTCCTCGCCAAGCGCGCCGACGGAGGCTTCGGCCTCGTGGAGACCTGTGCCGCCCACGTCGCCCAGGACGGCAAGGCCTGGGCCGGTGAGCTGGGTGTCCACGACGACGCAATGCTGCCCGGCCTCACCCGCCTCGCGGCACGGCTGCACCAGGGCGGCGCGCTCGTGTCCGCCCAGCTCTTCCACGGCGGGCTCCGCGCCGACCCCGCCGTCAGCGGACTGGAGAAGTGGAGCGCGAGCGAGCACACCGAAGACGGCGCCTCGTGCCGCGCCGGCACCGAGGCCGACATCCAGGCCGCCATCGACGCCTTCGCCAACGCCGCGCGCCGCTGCGCCACCGCGGGCTTCGACTCCGTCGAGCTCCACGGCGCCCACGGCTACCTGCTCTCCCAGTTCCTCAGCACCGTCTACAACCGCCGCGAGGACCGCTGGGGCGGCTCCCTGGAGAACCGCTCGCGCCTCATCCGTGAAACCGTGCGCGCCGTCCGCCGCGCCGCCCCCTCGCTGGTCCTCGCCGTCCGCCTGTCCCCCGAGGACTTCGGCCAGGCCAAGGGGCTCGACCTCGACGAGACGCTCGACGTCGCGCGGATGCTCGTCGAGGACGGCATGGAGATCCTCCACCTGTCCCTCTGGCGCTCCGCCCTCAACACGAAGAAGCGCCCCGACGCGCACGCCGTCTCCCTCTTCCGCGCCGCCCTCCCCTCCCACGTCCGCATCGTCGTCGCCGGAGCCATCTGGTCGCGCGAGGAGGCCGAAGCCCAGCTCGCGCTCGGTGCCGACGCCGTGGCGCTCGGACGCTCCGCCATCGCCAACCACGACTGGCCCGAGCGCATCCGCCGCGGTGGCGACATCCAGCGGCCCCCCGTCGCTCCCGAGACGCTCCGGGGCGAGGGCCTCTCCGAGAATTTCATCACCTACATGCGGCAGTGGAAGAACTTCGTCGCCGCCTGA
- a CDS encoding HupE/UreJ family protein codes for MRSLLVVVVLSLAASPAAGHPLDMSTLSVQVEQDRVLQMLTIRKDSVEELLGPNWAQLPPDEFMMTVFSATLGASALSAGGEPCELLPMEMEPGDGNFRLSATASCPARGALKQTFGFLQRVTGEGQSLIVLTDIDGETRRQVVEASHPDITFARKGGEEHGFPGFIWMGVKHIVEGYDHLVFLLGLLLAGSSWRRLLLVVTSFTVAHSITLALATLSVVSLPSRWVESAIALSIIVVATLNLLGKKGDKRWMLAFAFGLLHGFGFASALAELELSRSELTSALFGFNVGVELGQATLVLLALPLLLLLRRSRFAPPVELVLSVASIGGGLYWLWLRAILPSFPIGA; via the coding sequence ATGCGCTCGCTGCTGGTGGTTGTCGTTCTTTCGCTGGCCGCTTCGCCGGCCGCTGGCCATCCCCTCGACATGTCCACGCTGAGCGTGCAGGTCGAGCAGGATCGCGTCCTGCAGATGCTGACGATCCGGAAGGACTCCGTCGAAGAGTTGCTCGGCCCCAATTGGGCCCAGCTTCCGCCCGACGAGTTCATGATGACGGTTTTCTCGGCGACCCTTGGGGCTTCAGCGCTGTCAGCGGGAGGCGAGCCCTGTGAGCTGCTCCCCATGGAGATGGAGCCAGGCGACGGCAACTTCCGCCTCTCGGCCACGGCGAGCTGTCCCGCCCGGGGCGCCCTGAAGCAAACCTTCGGCTTCCTCCAGCGCGTGACGGGTGAGGGCCAGTCGTTGATCGTCCTCACCGACATCGATGGGGAGACCCGCCGCCAGGTCGTCGAGGCCTCGCACCCCGACATCACCTTCGCGCGCAAGGGAGGGGAGGAGCACGGCTTCCCCGGGTTCATCTGGATGGGCGTCAAGCACATCGTCGAGGGCTACGATCACCTGGTCTTCCTGCTCGGGCTGCTCCTGGCGGGCTCGTCCTGGCGCAGGCTGCTCCTGGTGGTCACCTCCTTCACGGTGGCCCATTCCATCACCCTGGCCCTCGCCACCCTCTCGGTGGTGTCCCTGCCCTCGCGATGGGTGGAGAGCGCCATCGCGCTCTCCATCATCGTCGTGGCCACCCTCAACCTTCTGGGCAAGAAGGGCGACAAGCGCTGGATGCTCGCCTTCGCCTTCGGGCTGCTCCACGGCTTCGGTTTTGCTTCGGCCCTCGCCGAGCTGGAGCTGTCGCGCTCGGAGCTGACCTCGGCGCTGTTCGGGTTCAACGTGGGTGTCGAATTGGGGCAGGCAACGCTCGTCCTCCTGGCGCTCCCCCTGCTCCTCCTCCTGCGCCGCAGCCGCTTCGCCCCTCCGGTGGAGCTGGTGCTCTCGGTGGCTTCCATCGGGGGCGGGCTCTACTGGCTCTGGCTGAGGGCGATCCTGCCCTCCTTTCCCATCGGCGCCTGA
- a CDS encoding DUF7594 domain-containing protein, which translates to MKIGFVSAAAAWWLAGCLALGCGPQEGEEDDLGASRQPLVYARTTEFVATHDARIKERLPTTNYGTHSPMCAQIETGGTDEWVVFKFNTTGLVAPVSRVTLRLYLGVDGGTPHNFRVYNSTNTTWDETITWNTRPTPGTAFVTVPGGSADNSYFDIDVTPLINPALTTQTLIIRPVASTDTNALCLVDRASATILQGESTQPRLVVDYFGAVPSADALVDEAAPTTNAGSATTLALSATSPARRAYLQVPISRPLLNDLRGIQLHGASIPAGVGSPRGRVMLRLYPTTTVSGTSALVYAPPSGTHWTWSESGLTWDNQPAGTTALNATAIASLSNTVAGRWIEVDVTQAVENAIAWSDTLSTTKQDLSLDLLLAGGTGTFASKEDPTLKPMLVFISDQLPTVKTDGICGRGEDCASSPTDCGVCATGANRGAYLPVWGDLHRHGLGDGGDGWDGTQLRTHTTNVLNYLKNTEKLDFVSLSEHVNNGGWKNVAGFDRQEESIDATRVSERFIPTMGMENGTANGAIETHMKFDIASMAVGTYSAVKLRIKVQNASADGQFKVRRQIRCSGANTLSPAWYSMATPAWKDRWNRSWDEKKDLFSGNIPLETWYDIDVSELLLTNGTLYTKMSGDCSPEPDTLSNVVLAITVGTVTTDALGFYTRDSGAANAPRLVFFVGGVEQAGPISTNADQRFDSRNDGASNTGTHSSTEPTTGIDLTNLTTDTGNFSMGHFNVLFPAVGLNMQTYSWTNGVTRRWSDAKTSNRVYYDYLDDTANDWLGQINHPFSIDFPLVDMTVETTAIARMATYELSGGNLEKWTNTAYYANSWQPKINRYLQYVRHGWRVAPAANSDAHCHCTTSPCTITDHNCPSTLTGTRTGMWTLGRNFAHLKQALSQKRAFAVQNGPGIEDKNVYVALQATQSSAFDSSWWMGSVLPNRNAWTLTAFAKNFNDTGTLKINRITLHDDDGYGAIATLQCGAMSSCSGSFNYTPSAANKAVIAVAELSSGHYVVSAPMFF; encoded by the coding sequence ATGAAAATCGGTTTTGTGTCCGCAGCTGCCGCCTGGTGGTTGGCGGGGTGCCTGGCGCTGGGCTGTGGACCTCAAGAGGGTGAGGAGGATGACCTCGGCGCGTCCCGGCAGCCCCTGGTCTACGCGAGGACCACCGAGTTCGTCGCCACGCATGACGCCCGTATCAAGGAGCGGCTGCCGACCACGAACTACGGCACGCACTCCCCGATGTGCGCCCAGATCGAGACTGGCGGCACCGATGAGTGGGTCGTCTTCAAGTTCAACACCACGGGTCTGGTGGCTCCCGTCTCCCGGGTCACGCTGCGTCTGTACCTCGGAGTCGACGGCGGCACGCCGCACAACTTCCGCGTCTACAACAGCACCAACACGACCTGGGACGAGACGATCACCTGGAACACGCGGCCCACTCCTGGGACGGCGTTTGTCACGGTCCCCGGAGGCTCGGCTGACAACTCCTACTTCGACATCGATGTCACGCCGCTCATCAACCCGGCGTTGACCACCCAGACGCTCATCATCCGGCCCGTGGCGAGCACCGACACCAACGCCCTGTGTCTCGTGGACCGGGCCAGTGCCACCATCCTCCAGGGCGAGAGCACGCAGCCCCGGCTGGTCGTGGACTACTTTGGCGCCGTTCCCTCCGCCGATGCGCTCGTGGATGAGGCCGCTCCCACCACCAACGCCGGCTCCGCCACCACGCTCGCGCTGTCGGCCACGTCGCCGGCCCGGCGGGCCTATCTCCAGGTCCCCATCTCCCGGCCCCTGCTCAACGACCTGCGCGGCATCCAGCTGCATGGCGCCTCCATCCCCGCCGGTGTGGGCAGTCCGCGCGGCCGGGTGATGCTGCGGCTGTACCCGACCACCACCGTGAGCGGCACGAGCGCGCTCGTCTACGCGCCCCCCTCGGGCACCCACTGGACCTGGAGTGAGAGTGGACTGACCTGGGACAATCAACCCGCGGGCACGACGGCCCTGAACGCCACCGCCATCGCCAGCCTCTCCAACACGGTGGCCGGCCGCTGGATTGAGGTGGATGTCACCCAGGCCGTCGAGAACGCCATCGCCTGGTCGGACACGCTGAGCACCACGAAGCAGGACCTGTCGCTCGACCTGCTGCTGGCTGGAGGCACGGGGACGTTCGCCTCGAAGGAGGACCCGACCCTCAAGCCCATGCTGGTCTTCATCAGCGACCAGCTGCCAACGGTGAAGACCGACGGCATCTGCGGCCGGGGCGAGGACTGCGCCAGCAGCCCCACCGATTGCGGAGTCTGCGCCACGGGCGCCAACCGGGGCGCGTACCTGCCCGTCTGGGGCGATCTGCACCGCCATGGTCTGGGCGATGGCGGGGATGGCTGGGATGGGACGCAGCTCCGGACCCACACCACCAATGTGCTCAACTATCTCAAGAACACCGAGAAGTTGGACTTCGTGTCGCTCTCCGAGCACGTCAACAATGGCGGCTGGAAGAACGTGGCGGGCTTCGACCGCCAGGAGGAGTCCATCGATGCCACGCGCGTGAGCGAGCGGTTCATTCCCACGATGGGAATGGAGAACGGCACCGCCAATGGCGCGATCGAGACTCACATGAAGTTCGACATCGCCAGCATGGCGGTGGGCACCTATTCCGCGGTCAAGCTGAGGATCAAGGTCCAGAACGCTTCGGCCGATGGCCAGTTCAAGGTCCGCCGGCAGATTCGCTGCAGCGGCGCCAACACCTTGAGCCCGGCCTGGTACAGCATGGCTACCCCGGCATGGAAGGATCGGTGGAACCGGTCCTGGGATGAGAAGAAGGACCTCTTCTCCGGCAATATCCCCCTCGAGACCTGGTACGACATCGACGTCTCGGAGCTGCTGCTGACCAATGGGACGCTCTATACGAAGATGAGCGGGGATTGCTCGCCGGAGCCGGACACCCTGAGCAACGTGGTGCTGGCCATCACGGTGGGCACCGTCACCACGGATGCCCTGGGCTTCTACACCCGAGACAGCGGGGCCGCCAATGCGCCCCGGCTGGTGTTCTTCGTCGGTGGCGTGGAGCAGGCGGGGCCGATCTCCACCAATGCGGACCAGCGCTTCGACAGCAGGAATGATGGCGCCAGCAACACGGGTACCCATTCCAGCACCGAGCCGACGACGGGCATCGACCTCACCAACTTGACGACCGATACGGGCAACTTCTCGATGGGGCACTTCAACGTCCTGTTCCCGGCCGTCGGCCTCAACATGCAGACATACAGCTGGACGAACGGAGTGACCCGGCGGTGGTCTGACGCGAAGACAAGCAACCGCGTGTACTACGACTACCTGGATGACACGGCCAATGACTGGCTCGGGCAGATCAACCACCCCTTCAGCATCGACTTCCCGCTGGTGGACATGACGGTGGAGACGACCGCCATCGCCCGGATGGCCACCTACGAGCTGAGTGGTGGAAATCTGGAGAAGTGGACGAACACGGCCTACTACGCGAACTCCTGGCAGCCGAAGATCAATCGCTACCTCCAGTATGTCCGCCACGGGTGGCGGGTGGCCCCGGCGGCCAACTCGGATGCGCACTGTCACTGCACGACGTCGCCGTGCACCATCACCGATCACAACTGTCCCTCGACGCTGACAGGGACCCGGACGGGCATGTGGACCCTGGGGCGCAACTTCGCGCACCTCAAGCAGGCCCTGTCCCAGAAGCGGGCCTTCGCGGTGCAGAATGGTCCCGGCATCGAGGACAAGAATGTCTACGTTGCGCTGCAGGCCACGCAGTCCTCGGCGTTCGACTCGAGCTGGTGGATGGGC